In the genome of Nitrospira sp. MA-1, one region contains:
- a CDS encoding adenosine deaminase, translated as MNQNDLEQWIVDLPKVELHLHIEGTLEPELMFDLAKRNGLSLPFATSVELKRAYNFQDLQSFLNIYYEGSQVLRQERDFFDLTWAYLTRVVKEHVRHVEIFFDPQAHMNRGIALHTVISGIHAALEQARTELQISSKLIPCFLRDLPPDSARQTLEMMLDYRDWVSAVGLDSSEKERPPELFQDVFDRARTEGLLTVAHAGEEGPPEYIWQALELLKVVRIDHGIRCVEDESLVQHLVHTQIPLTVCPLSNVKLQVFPSLDRHNLKLLLQRGLCVSIHSDDPAYFGGYITDNYLAAQRALNLQPTDILQLAKNAVKASFLSDTEKEKLIGEIQDHATRL; from the coding sequence ATGAATCAGAACGACCTCGAACAATGGATTGTCGATCTTCCCAAAGTCGAACTTCACCTCCATATTGAAGGGACCCTCGAACCCGAGTTGATGTTCGATCTCGCGAAGCGTAACGGCCTCTCTCTTCCCTTTGCGACAAGTGTGGAGTTGAAGCGGGCTTACAACTTTCAAGATCTGCAGTCCTTCTTAAATATTTACTATGAAGGTTCGCAGGTTTTACGACAGGAACGTGATTTCTTTGATCTGACCTGGGCCTACCTTACACGCGTGGTGAAGGAACATGTCCGCCACGTGGAAATCTTTTTTGATCCCCAGGCGCATATGAACCGTGGGATAGCCCTTCACACCGTCATTTCAGGTATTCACGCCGCACTCGAACAGGCTCGCACCGAGTTGCAGATCTCCTCCAAACTGATCCCCTGTTTCCTTCGTGATCTCCCTCCCGATTCTGCCAGGCAGACTCTGGAAATGATGCTGGATTATCGAGACTGGGTATCGGCCGTGGGGCTGGACTCTTCCGAGAAGGAGCGTCCCCCCGAGCTTTTTCAGGACGTCTTCGATCGCGCACGGACCGAAGGATTGCTAACCGTGGCTCATGCCGGAGAGGAAGGCCCTCCGGAATATATTTGGCAGGCCCTCGAGCTACTCAAAGTCGTCCGCATCGACCACGGCATTCGTTGTGTTGAGGATGAATCCCTCGTTCAGCATCTGGTTCACACCCAAATTCCTCTCACGGTTTGCCCTCTCTCAAATGTGAAACTCCAAGTGTTCCCCTCACTGGATCGGCATAATTTAAAGCTGCTTCTCCAACGAGGTTTATGCGTGTCGATCCATTCCGATGATCCCGCCTACTTTGGTGGGTACATTACCGATAATTATCTTGCCGCTCAGCGCGCGCTCAATCTCCAGCCAACCGATATCCTTCAATTGGCCAAGAATGCCGTGAAGGCCAGCTTCCTGTCAGACACAGAAAAGGAAAAACTCATTGGTGAAATTCAGGACCATGCCACAAGGCTGTAG
- a CDS encoding type II toxin-antitoxin system HicA family toxin, translating into MPPVPVLCPTAIVKTFQRLGWEVAPQRGSLIFMTKPGHLATLSIPDHSEGARGPQHAWLEPSGLRPSAQAWIPVDARVACGRHYLAHF; encoded by the coding sequence ATGCCACCGGTCCCTGTTCTCTGTCCTACTGCAATTGTCAAAACCTTTCAAAGACTGGGCTGGGAAGTCGCCCCTCAACGCGGGAGCCTCATTTTTATGACCAAACCCGGCCATCTCGCAACTCTTTCCATCCCTGACCATTCTGAAGGCGCGCGAGGACCTCAGCATGCGTGGCTCGAACCAAGTGGCCTGCGGCCCTCGGCTCAAGCGTGGATTCCAGTAGATGCCAGGGTAGCTTGTGGGCGCCATTACCTGGCACATTTTTGA
- a CDS encoding addiction module protein → MKITATDALELSVPERIQLVTEIWDSIAECPEQIELTDATRQLLRKRLAA, encoded by the coding sequence ATGAAAATCACTGCTACTGATGCCCTTGAATTGTCAGTTCCGGAACGTATTCAACTGGTTACAGAAATCTGGGACAGCATCGCCGAATGTCCAGAGCAGATCGAACTGACTGATGCCACACGGCAGCTCCTCCGAAAACGGCTGGCTGCCTAG
- a CDS encoding amylo-alpha-1,6-glucosidase encodes MSTFRSRYELETLELANSSGLVFEFFRNSGLFRAMCDDVMINQILGNPLEGSLNNIYVRLRTADSITFVPLTGPSSPGTFAYSQHQAKWQGHWQDLTYTCSLTLHPEATLWFWTIDIHNTASTDRLCDVIYTQDIGLAHEGAVRNNEAYCSHYIDHHVLTHHQYGPVVCSRQNQACGDHHPWLMQGSTTHTRGFVTDGLAFYGLAYKHTNIPVGLTQDCLVSVKEQYEMAFCGLQSDILRIAPGESRSVTFYAEYVPHHPDPTQASDAGRIPLAITRIERLQAQSPHRAFTPQPAADTILHNLTMVTGQDVTDDEVQALYPDRRRHEEVQDGRLLSFFYADATHVVLQAKEQLVERQHGHILRSGSAMLPQDDGLSSTTHMAGIFHSHLTIGNTSFNKLLSITRTPFNIFKTSGLRILIKRGATFHLLGMPSCYEIGLHSCRWRYKTDQGWIVVDAWVSPEDAAAFVSIGSDQAETFVILGNLVLGNHELDHQGHIDIDAQTATASLRPHASTDMAQRYPDTVFYITTPEPAKIEHMGTDEELFPDHQSRGLPYLTFRTKPVQTFSLAFTGSIINAEQAKTLCKIYQAQPAHLQQDQQAGWSFWQSLGRQFHLSLPKTNPLCDKLNDIFYWYLHNAMVHLTIPHGLEQFSGAAWGVRDVCQGPLELLLATQHHPEAKHILLTVFAQQYEKTADWPQWFMFDRFANIQHPESHGDIILWPLKALAMYLEASNDFSILDIELPYTEIPTFVRSSTRSTLLRHVQRTIDAIESRFIPGTALSAYGAGDWDDTLQPAQSAMREHMVSTWTVALTYQVFQQLGTAFRQAALHPDEQKLLQLAWRIKADFNQHLLSDEVVSGFGYRHPDGWIEPIIHPSDTRTKIHYRLLPMTRTMIGELFTPEQMQDHLRLIDSHLTFPDGVRLMNKPVSYQGGVRVLFRRAEESAHFGREIGLQYVHAHIRYIEAMCKIGQPQKAYDAILHILPITIEDQVSNAVTRQSNTYFSSSDADVRDRYEAEQLWDALRAGQVPVKGGWRIYSSGPGILINQIVSHFLGLRLSYDDVVIDPVLPKQLDGLQFTFAIDEKPITMIFSIASDAPASVHSVTINGIEMEFRRDHNPYRPGGVRIPRAVVYPLLTDGPNRILISLG; translated from the coding sequence ATGTCGACATTTCGATCACGGTATGAGCTTGAAACGCTTGAGTTAGCCAACTCAAGCGGCCTGGTCTTTGAATTTTTTCGGAACAGCGGGTTATTCCGCGCGATGTGTGATGATGTGATGATTAATCAGATACTGGGCAACCCGCTTGAAGGATCATTGAACAATATCTATGTACGCCTCCGCACAGCTGATTCGATCACGTTTGTCCCGCTGACCGGACCCTCATCACCCGGTACCTTCGCGTACTCCCAACACCAGGCCAAATGGCAAGGGCACTGGCAGGATCTGACTTATACGTGTTCACTGACGCTCCACCCGGAGGCCACTCTCTGGTTTTGGACCATTGATATTCACAATACCGCCTCGACGGATCGTCTTTGCGATGTGATCTATACCCAGGATATCGGCCTGGCCCACGAAGGGGCGGTCCGGAACAATGAAGCCTATTGCAGCCACTACATTGATCATCATGTTCTGACCCACCACCAATACGGACCCGTCGTGTGTTCACGCCAGAATCAGGCCTGCGGAGATCACCATCCCTGGTTGATGCAGGGGAGTACCACTCATACCAGAGGCTTCGTGACCGATGGTCTGGCCTTTTATGGATTGGCGTATAAACACACCAATATCCCGGTTGGACTCACCCAGGATTGCCTTGTGAGCGTCAAAGAGCAATACGAAATGGCCTTCTGCGGTCTGCAATCCGATATCCTCCGGATTGCTCCCGGCGAATCCCGATCGGTCACATTTTACGCAGAATATGTCCCCCACCATCCGGATCCCACCCAGGCCAGTGATGCCGGCCGTATTCCTCTCGCGATAACCCGCATCGAACGATTACAAGCTCAATCACCCCATCGCGCGTTCACGCCACAACCAGCCGCCGACACGATCTTGCACAATCTGACAATGGTGACCGGACAGGATGTAACCGACGACGAGGTCCAAGCCCTATACCCGGATCGACGACGCCATGAGGAAGTCCAAGACGGAAGGTTGTTGTCGTTTTTCTATGCGGATGCCACTCATGTGGTGTTACAAGCCAAGGAGCAGCTCGTCGAACGCCAACACGGCCATATCTTACGCAGCGGGAGCGCCATGCTTCCGCAGGACGATGGGCTGAGTTCCACCACGCACATGGCCGGTATCTTTCACTCCCATCTCACCATTGGCAACACGTCGTTTAACAAACTGTTGTCTATTACGAGAACTCCCTTCAACATCTTCAAAACGAGCGGTCTGCGCATTTTGATCAAGCGAGGCGCCACTTTTCATCTTCTCGGGATGCCCTCGTGTTATGAAATCGGCTTACACTCCTGCCGATGGCGTTACAAAACCGATCAGGGATGGATTGTGGTCGATGCCTGGGTCAGCCCAGAAGACGCCGCCGCGTTTGTGAGTATCGGGTCCGATCAGGCCGAGACTTTTGTCATCCTCGGCAATCTGGTTTTAGGCAACCATGAACTGGATCATCAAGGCCATATCGATATCGACGCCCAAACCGCCACCGCCAGCTTGCGGCCACATGCCAGTACAGATATGGCTCAACGATATCCGGATACCGTTTTCTACATCACCACGCCGGAACCAGCCAAGATCGAACACATGGGAACAGATGAAGAATTATTTCCCGATCACCAGTCCCGTGGACTCCCCTATCTCACATTTCGTACCAAACCGGTGCAGACGTTTTCGTTGGCGTTCACAGGTTCCATCATTAACGCCGAGCAGGCAAAGACATTATGTAAGATATATCAAGCACAGCCGGCTCATCTGCAGCAGGACCAACAGGCCGGCTGGTCATTTTGGCAATCACTAGGCAGACAATTTCACCTCTCACTCCCTAAGACGAATCCGCTGTGCGACAAACTCAATGACATTTTTTACTGGTACCTCCACAATGCCATGGTGCACCTCACGATTCCCCATGGTCTCGAACAATTTTCCGGTGCCGCATGGGGTGTCCGCGATGTCTGCCAAGGCCCGCTCGAACTCCTGTTGGCCACCCAACACCATCCTGAAGCGAAGCACATCCTGTTAACGGTCTTTGCCCAGCAATATGAGAAGACGGCTGATTGGCCACAGTGGTTTATGTTTGACCGGTTCGCCAACATCCAGCATCCGGAGAGCCATGGTGACATCATCCTTTGGCCCTTAAAAGCGCTGGCGATGTATCTCGAAGCCAGCAATGATTTCAGCATCCTGGATATTGAGCTGCCCTATACCGAGATACCCACGTTTGTTCGCAGTTCCACCAGATCGACTCTGCTACGCCATGTTCAGCGCACGATTGACGCCATCGAATCCCGCTTTATCCCCGGTACGGCGCTATCAGCCTACGGCGCGGGGGATTGGGACGATACCCTTCAACCTGCTCAATCCGCCATGCGCGAGCATATGGTCAGCACCTGGACGGTCGCCTTAACCTATCAAGTGTTTCAACAATTGGGCACCGCCTTCAGGCAGGCCGCGCTCCATCCCGATGAACAAAAGCTACTCCAGTTAGCCTGGCGCATCAAAGCAGATTTCAATCAGCATCTCCTCTCGGATGAGGTCGTGAGCGGATTCGGCTATCGCCACCCCGATGGCTGGATAGAACCCATCATCCACCCGAGCGATACGCGCACGAAGATTCACTACCGGCTCCTGCCGATGACCCGCACCATGATTGGCGAGTTATTTACTCCTGAGCAAATGCAGGATCACCTTCGGCTCATTGATTCCCACCTAACCTTTCCGGACGGTGTTCGCCTCATGAATAAACCGGTGTCCTACCAAGGCGGGGTGCGAGTGCTTTTCCGCCGGGCTGAAGAGTCGGCTCATTTCGGGCGTGAGATCGGGTTGCAATATGTCCATGCCCACATTCGCTATATCGAAGCGATGTGCAAAATCGGACAACCACAAAAAGCCTATGACGCGATCCTGCACATTCTACCGATCACTATTGAGGACCAGGTATCCAATGCGGTCACACGGCAGAGCAATACCTATTTCAGTAGCTCGGATGCGGATGTGCGTGATCGGTATGAGGCTGAACAGCTATGGGATGCATTGCGGGCGGGCCAGGTTCCTGTGAAAGGAGGTTGGCGCATCTACTCCAGCGGACCCGGTATCTTGATCAATCAAATCGTCAGCCATTTTTTGGGCTTGAGACTGTCGTATGACGATGTCGTCATCGATCCCGTCCTGCCTAAGCAACTGGATGGATTACAATTCACCTTTGCCATCGATGAAAAACCCATCACCATGATCTTCTCAATTGCCAGCGATGCACCGGCTTCTGTGCATTCCGTCACCATCAATGGAATCGAAATGGAATTTAGACGCGACCATAATCCCTACCGCCCCGGTGGGGTTCGAATCCCACGCGCAGTGGTTTACCCCCTCCTGACCGACGGCCCCAATCGCATTCTCATTAGCCTAGGCTAA
- a CDS encoding type II toxin-antitoxin system Phd/YefM family antitoxin — MKIASVKEVKDNFSQFLKEAVHEDVVITKNGRPTAILHHLGDDKLEDYLLEHDPKFKQKIEKRWKDYLKNNGSVSMATLRKELAG, encoded by the coding sequence GTGAAGATAGCCAGTGTGAAGGAAGTGAAAGATAACTTTTCACAGTTTTTGAAGGAAGCTGTGCACGAGGATGTCGTGATCACCAAAAATGGGCGACCTACTGCCATTCTCCACCATCTTGGAGATGATAAACTGGAGGATTATCTTCTGGAACATGATCCCAAATTCAAGCAAAAAATCGAAAAACGCTGGAAAGACTATCTCAAGAACAACGGTAGTGTCTCTATGGCGACATTGCGTAAGGAATTGGCCGGCTGA
- a CDS encoding GGDEF domain-containing protein, whose amino-acid sequence MLSPDFKSRFEQLMKISIEDIESEAKKVFSNRSADYAKRGLVSPENLVGLHHDTTKWRLGQQINKGVENLEKVFRAFHLSYSDNLTTELKALLEPFVSDIWCKQQVDRYGRGNVEDQGRYDNDLFQERKAALWRANAQIDLWVDEIRNSPNATRPASKELEQKFGILFSARQAQTDFDQWTTELKGLRRSLAILFVDIDNFKLLNKQYTESVVDETILPQAMNLLRGLAYARGEAYRQGGEEFLIILPNLNKQEATSFAEKIRSEFEGTGFQVNEDVNHLTVSIGIALWPKHGSTYSLVLKKANQAEKIAKQIKNSWEMASDETTDQINQTLRAFRQPLKELPAEILTTLIRECPDGLASKRYKITELKTIFPEHSEEAIQDACYDLDHLGLLQIQPQLTGWEVRLKEAAYEQVDHQIMRWNPKEDALELAKLMIETEEGSAPILLKQLGWPKRRFNPAQRIIMEIVPEECIRQASQPNFSTIGILLTPQSLFDIKRFIKNS is encoded by the coding sequence TTGTTATCTCCTGATTTTAAAAGCCGCTTTGAGCAACTGATGAAAATATCCATTGAGGATATTGAGTCCGAAGCTAAAAAGGTTTTTTCCAACCGAAGTGCAGATTATGCAAAAAGAGGGCTAGTATCTCCTGAAAACCTCGTAGGATTACACCATGACACTACAAAATGGCGTCTTGGTCAGCAAATTAATAAAGGTGTGGAAAATCTAGAAAAGGTTTTTCGGGCTTTTCACTTATCTTATTCTGACAATTTAACTACAGAACTCAAGGCCTTACTTGAACCCTTTGTTTCAGATATTTGGTGCAAGCAACAAGTAGACAGGTATGGCCGAGGTAATGTTGAGGACCAAGGTCGCTATGACAATGATCTTTTCCAGGAACGAAAGGCTGCCTTATGGAGGGCCAATGCTCAAATAGACCTCTGGGTTGACGAAATCAGGAATAGCCCAAATGCTACTAGGCCGGCATCCAAGGAACTAGAACAAAAGTTTGGGATTTTGTTCAGTGCCCGGCAAGCCCAAACGGATTTTGACCAATGGACAACAGAGCTAAAGGGTTTACGTCGTTCCCTGGCTATCCTTTTTGTGGATATTGATAATTTCAAACTTCTAAACAAGCAATACACCGAATCTGTGGTTGATGAAACCATATTGCCTCAGGCTATGAATCTCCTTCGGGGATTAGCGTATGCAAGGGGAGAGGCCTACAGACAGGGAGGTGAGGAATTTTTAATCATTCTTCCCAACCTGAATAAGCAAGAAGCAACTTCCTTTGCTGAAAAAATTCGTTCAGAATTTGAAGGCACGGGCTTTCAAGTAAATGAAGACGTTAACCACCTAACTGTATCAATTGGTATTGCCCTCTGGCCTAAACACGGTTCAACTTACTCTTTAGTTTTGAAGAAGGCGAACCAGGCAGAAAAAATTGCAAAACAAATAAAAAATTCCTGGGAAATGGCCTCCGATGAAACAACAGATCAAATCAATCAAACTTTACGAGCATTTAGGCAACCTCTTAAAGAACTGCCGGCCGAAATCTTGACCACACTTATTAGAGAATGTCCAGACGGACTCGCCTCAAAGCGTTATAAAATCACGGAACTTAAGACCATTTTCCCAGAGCACTCCGAAGAAGCAATCCAAGATGCTTGCTATGATTTAGACCACCTCGGGTTACTTCAGATACAACCCCAATTAACTGGATGGGAGGTCCGACTTAAAGAGGCAGCCTATGAACAAGTTGATCATCAAATTATGCGGTGGAATCCAAAGGAAGATGCCTTAGAATTAGCAAAATTAATGATTGAAACAGAAGAGGGTTCTGCTCCAATCCTTCTGAAACAATTAGGATGGCCCAAACGTCGATTCAACCCGGCTCAGAGAATAATCATGGAAATTGTGCCTGAAGAATGTATTAGGCAAGCCAGTCAACCAAATTTTTCCACCATCGGCATTTTACTAACCCCACAAAGTCTTTTCGATATAAAACGGTTTATAAAAAACTCCTAG
- a CDS encoding thermonuclease family protein: protein MIPRVFLLVIGLFSLWGEELIAQTEGVVLERRYFYKQGIVGVYGIDGEFNPGRYKWSILTPSQDSLPGLPAYVDPNRMLPFPEASQLPETSSFSPLVYQGCSDSNQCEFSFQQTNVPAAKRLVIRLAGIRTPHIKASCEQETLLGRQAQQLIHGFLSSAVHIELISSSIDRREIVGRLIADDQDLSELLVSQGLAIPVKEGKRDWCS from the coding sequence ATGATTCCCCGCGTTTTCCTACTCGTAATTGGTCTGTTTTCGCTGTGGGGCGAAGAATTGATTGCCCAGACCGAGGGTGTAGTCCTTGAGCGGCGATACTTTTATAAACAAGGGATTGTCGGTGTGTACGGTATCGACGGAGAGTTTAACCCGGGTCGCTATAAATGGTCGATTCTTACGCCTTCGCAGGACTCGCTCCCGGGACTTCCCGCTTATGTGGATCCCAATCGCATGCTCCCATTCCCGGAAGCCTCCCAACTGCCCGAGACATCCTCCTTTTCTCCACTGGTGTACCAGGGCTGCTCCGATAGTAACCAGTGCGAATTTTCTTTCCAACAGACGAACGTACCTGCTGCAAAACGCCTAGTCATCCGACTCGCAGGCATCCGAACTCCGCACATCAAGGCGTCCTGCGAACAGGAAACGTTGTTGGGCCGACAGGCTCAGCAACTCATCCATGGATTTCTTTCCTCCGCCGTTCACATTGAGCTCATTTCCTCCTCGATAGACCGTAGAGAAATCGTGGGACGGTTGATTGCTGATGACCAGGATCTTTCCGAGCTCTTGGTCAGCCAAGGACTTGCCATTCCCGTTAAAGAAGGAAAAAGGGACTGGTGCTCATAG
- a CDS encoding arylsulfatase — MKKIQMLLFILLTVLFHATVSAQEVLPRPEGPFEGKIGLTYKDSQPVKPRLKVPETFGLTDPPNILIVLLDDVGYGQMGTFGGAIPTPTLDRIANNGLRYTRFHTTALCSPTRAALLTGRNHHSVGTGVIGEAGTGFPGYTGIIPASAATFAEVLREYGYANAWFGKNHNVPDWETSLVGPFDRWAGGLGFDYFYGFVGGDTDQFHPALVENKKRIEPPDTNEDGSPYHLTTDLADHAIRMIRATKAVAPQRPFFVYFSTGATHAPHQVPQEWIAKFKGQFDMGWDQYREQTFARQQRLGVVPAHAQLTPRPASLPAWDSLPEDERRVYARMMEVFAAFTAHTDHEVGRLIDAIENLGQLDNTLVIYMAGDNGSSAEGGLHGLLNEMTFFNGLPESLEAKVASLDTLGGEKHYNHFPAAWAWAMDTPFQWTKQIASHFGGTRNGLAISWPQRIKARGEIRNQFHHVIDIAPTILEAVGVQAPAQFNGVAQKPIEGISMAYTFDNPDIPDRRTTQYFEMLGNQGIYHDGWMASAIRGIPWLSENTPADLLDMSWELYHVEEDFSQAVNLAEKNPEKLNNLVKLFFAEAAKYNVLPLDDRKTERLNVANRPSLTEGRTSFTYPNLLRLPEGASPDLKHKDHTITAKVVIPESKAEGMLFTHGGRFGGYGLYVQKERLIYHYNLVGVARYTIMSKEPIPVGDVTLKAVYKSDTDKPFAGATVTLYANGNPIGEGRVEKSIPNRVTLDETLDIGFDTGTPLTEGYELPFKFTGQLAAVTIELN, encoded by the coding sequence ATGAAAAAAATCCAGATGCTGCTTTTCATCTTACTTACTGTACTCTTCCACGCAACGGTCTCCGCCCAGGAAGTGCTTCCCCGACCGGAAGGACCCTTTGAGGGAAAGATTGGATTGACGTACAAAGATTCCCAACCTGTCAAACCTCGGCTGAAGGTCCCTGAAACGTTTGGCTTGACCGATCCACCCAATATTCTCATTGTTCTGCTTGATGACGTGGGTTATGGGCAGATGGGCACCTTCGGTGGCGCCATTCCGACTCCCACCTTAGACCGCATTGCCAATAATGGGTTGCGTTATACCCGGTTCCACACCACGGCGCTCTGCAGCCCAACTCGGGCAGCACTCTTGACGGGGCGCAACCACCACTCCGTGGGCACGGGGGTCATTGGCGAAGCCGGAACTGGCTTCCCTGGGTATACCGGCATTATCCCGGCATCGGCCGCGACCTTTGCGGAGGTGCTTCGGGAGTACGGATACGCCAATGCCTGGTTTGGCAAAAACCACAATGTTCCAGACTGGGAGACCAGCCTTGTGGGGCCCTTCGATCGTTGGGCGGGTGGATTGGGGTTTGATTACTTTTACGGCTTCGTCGGTGGTGATACCGACCAATTTCATCCGGCCTTGGTCGAAAATAAGAAACGTATTGAACCCCCTGATACCAATGAAGATGGCTCGCCGTATCACTTGACGACAGATCTGGCTGACCACGCCATCCGGATGATCCGGGCGACTAAAGCCGTGGCTCCCCAACGACCGTTCTTTGTGTACTTCTCCACCGGTGCCACCCATGCTCCGCACCAGGTGCCACAGGAATGGATCGCCAAATTCAAGGGACAGTTTGACATGGGGTGGGACCAATATCGAGAGCAGACCTTTGCGCGACAACAGCGCCTCGGGGTTGTTCCTGCACACGCACAACTCACCCCGCGCCCTGCCTCGTTACCAGCCTGGGATTCATTGCCTGAAGATGAACGGAGGGTGTATGCCAGGATGATGGAGGTCTTTGCCGCCTTCACCGCTCATACCGACCATGAGGTAGGACGGCTCATCGATGCGATCGAGAATTTGGGGCAACTGGATAATACCCTCGTGATCTACATGGCCGGGGACAACGGGTCGAGTGCCGAAGGAGGCTTACATGGGCTGCTCAATGAAATGACGTTCTTTAACGGGCTTCCCGAATCGTTGGAGGCTAAGGTCGCTTCCCTCGACACCCTAGGGGGAGAGAAACATTACAATCATTTTCCCGCGGCTTGGGCTTGGGCCATGGATACGCCGTTCCAGTGGACGAAGCAGATTGCCAGCCATTTTGGTGGAACGCGCAATGGCCTCGCCATTTCATGGCCGCAGCGCATCAAGGCGCGAGGGGAAATCCGAAATCAGTTCCACCATGTCATCGATATCGCCCCGACTATTCTGGAAGCCGTTGGCGTGCAAGCCCCGGCTCAATTCAATGGAGTTGCCCAAAAGCCCATTGAGGGGATCAGCATGGCCTATACCTTTGATAATCCGGATATTCCCGATCGGCGAACTACCCAGTATTTCGAGATGCTCGGGAACCAAGGCATTTACCATGACGGATGGATGGCCAGTGCAATACGTGGGATACCCTGGCTCAGCGAGAACACCCCTGCCGACCTGCTGGACATGTCCTGGGAGCTCTACCATGTGGAGGAGGACTTCAGCCAAGCCGTGAATCTTGCAGAAAAGAATCCGGAGAAGCTCAACAACCTCGTCAAACTCTTCTTTGCCGAAGCTGCGAAATATAACGTTTTGCCTCTCGATGATCGGAAAACCGAGCGGTTGAATGTGGCAAACCGCCCAAGCCTCACAGAAGGTCGTACCTCTTTCACCTATCCGAACTTGCTTCGGCTTCCTGAGGGGGCCTCCCCTGATCTCAAGCACAAGGATCATACGATTACCGCCAAGGTGGTAATCCCTGAGAGTAAGGCTGAGGGCATGCTCTTCACTCATGGAGGTCGCTTTGGGGGGTATGGGCTGTATGTGCAGAAGGAACGCCTCATCTATCACTACAACCTCGTTGGTGTCGCACGGTATACCATCATGTCTAAGGAGCCCATTCCGGTAGGAGACGTGACGCTCAAAGCCGTGTATAAATCGGACACGGACAAACCGTTTGCCGGAGCCACCGTGACCCTTTATGCGAACGGGAACCCAATCGGGGAAGGCCGAGTGGAGAAAAGCATTCCGAACCGCGTGACTCTTGACGAAACGCTCGACATTGGTTTTGACACGGGTACGCCGTTGACAGAAGGATATGAGTTACCCTTCAAATTCACGGGCCAATTGGCGGCAGTGACCATTGAATTGAACTAA
- a CDS encoding DUF4926 domain-containing protein, which produces MKFELYTDVALTCDVPEHCLRRGDIVKLVEHHNAPDGTEGYSIEVFNAVGNTIAVTTVPASALEALREDEVLCARALAR; this is translated from the coding sequence ATGAAATTTGAGCTGTACACTGATGTGGCGTTGACGTGTGACGTACCGGAGCACTGTCTCCGTCGCGGCGACATTGTCAAACTCGTGGAACACCATAATGCTCCAGACGGCACGGAGGGATACTCCATCGAGGTCTTCAACGCCGTTGGGAATACAATTGCCGTCACCACCGTCCCCGCTTCTGCCCTCGAAGCCCTCCGCGAAGACGAGGTGCTCTGCGCCCGTGCACTGGCTCGGTAG